The following is a genomic window from Rutidosis leptorrhynchoides isolate AG116_Rl617_1_P2 chromosome 8, CSIRO_AGI_Rlap_v1, whole genome shotgun sequence.
aattgccttatctagtgacgtttatagggatcttattaccacacttaattgtttacttgggttgggtgaattgaacatttaaccagattaagggaatgaactaagctaaaccattagttgacataggagtggatcatgatcaacacaccattgacttgatcattcttcaagtctttagactagttgaattagttgattacaaataggaggtcttagatgacaaaaacatcacttgcgtcgtgtaatcccgtttgagtgtttattcaagactactcttggtaaaccgattaattagttctcgtgcataaccaatcaatccgatcttaatcctaaataaacattcacatcgagggtaaaaagtctagatgagcatatttcatctctttgatatcaaaactatcttaattgctttccttgcacttataaatttaaaagaccaaaaatattgtttttacttttactcttctctgatttggctaatcgttaaataagccacaaaacataaaacttgtacctttaaacttcatttacttagttaatcataatatagtttataattctagtttgactaatacaactgtccttggaacgatacacgaattttaccattatctatactactacacgatcgggtacactgcccgttagtgtgtgtaatctttaaaaccggtatttttcatacaataattcatataccacttttcgcacatcacgggaaaacgctcgaagaagtaatatataacaattatcgtgtttttcaagcgtattttgaggttttagctattggggtttagatattagggtttagatattagggtttatagggtttagatattagggtttagaaatttagggtttagggtttagatttagggtttagatttaggatttagattgagtttttaacacgaacggtttagagtttagggtttagggtttagggtttagggtttggtgttttgggtttatggaataaacccaaaacaccaaaccctaaatcctaaatcctaaaccctaaactctaaatcgggctaaattttacttcacaaaacatgaaaaaaaaacgttcatattcttcacgaacaatattatattgaatgttatttttgtcgatcgttttcccgcctaaataataacattcatcacgaggtgtctcttctaaatgttcatattttcgtgtgatcttgatgccgaaaaaaaaattcaaaaaaaacgaaattttttttttgcttccccccgattggttacttctccattgatcctgcccctatatatatatatatatatatatatatatatatatatatatatatatatacaccatataTACTAGTAGTATAATCCGTATAATATAATACTctatccgtcccatattaatagttgtCATACAAAAAATATACAatttaagaaaatgtcataaaagtattGTACTTTCGGTTTACTTTCCAATTTTACCCTTAacttttctttctcctttaatcatattcacatacattaagggcataatagaacttaagcttCTTATTCTTTTCCAACTTATAAAAGCGAACTATTAATTTGAAACATCCCAAAATGAaatactggactattaatatgagacggatGGAGTAGAAGACATACCAAAGAGCTTATGGTCTCTTTGAATCCGTTCGTACTATTTTAAGTGTTGTAGAAAagattattttttaattttttttagataTAAACAAAAACAGTATTTAATATTTATCATAACAACTTTTATACCACATCTTCTCCGTAAATATGATTCTTTGATCTTAAACAAAACAACCAAAGAACAAACATCACCTCATTCACCTTTTTGTATCTTCTCGTTAAGTTTACTACttcctccgtcccatattaatagttcaatattttattttgggatgtcctaaattaatattacacttttataaataaaaagaataagaagtttaaattctattatgcccttaatgtatgtgaATAAGATTAAAAGAGAAAGAAAAGGTAAGGGTAAGGGtgggtttgataaaactgaatgatttagtgctgaatgattcagaatctgaatgatttaGAGCCTCTGAATAAGGtttgctctgaatgaaaataagttgtttgataatTATTTAGAATGAACAACATGAACTGAATAAAACTACCTTATAAACGTGTGacatgaataaaaaattcaatatagTTGTTAGTTAGGTGATCAGGATATGATTTCAGGTGAATACTATAGATAATTTAGACTCTTaatggttaaaagagtgtttttTATTGTTGACTATTAATATGTGACTGAGGCAGTACCTGTTAACTCTATACACTTTCTAGATTCTACAAGGACTAATCTGCAAATAATATTGTTTCATACTTTCTCCTAACAATTATTTCATTCACCGTTTTGGGCATTAGGTTTCCGttcatccatccatctatctacaaTCGAATCAACCGATTGATCGAGAACAAGCAACGATGTGGCACGAAGCTCGCCGGTCGGAAAAGAAGGTCCATGACATGATGGACGCCGCTCGGAAACGGGCACAACGACGGGCGGTGTATCTAGCCAAGCGCCGCGGTGATCCACAGCAATCCATACAAGTTTCAGGCTCTCGCTGCCGTGTGTACCGTGACGATGGCCTCTATCAAGCTACTGAAGATCAGCAAGGCCTGTATGTTTCTTTGCGttccgtacatatacatacatatacatattatacatatattaaacATCTCGCCTTCAGTTAACTTTCTATATGTGTCTAATTATttgattaattataattatatttatatatttatatactgtattatatatacaagttaaattttgttattttgtttCTAATTTGATAATTTGATGTACTTACTATTGTAATTTCACTTAGGTTAGCttgaattataatttataaattagtTCTGTAAATTCAGTTATTGTAGTAGATATACACGAGCTCTCATTGCCagaattatttaatttatatttttacttTATCCGAAAATAGTGACATATGGTATGATTATGTTTTAGGATTCCATGGAATGGGAAACAGGACGTTATGATTGACAGGTActgaatttatttttattttatgttgcATTATGAAGTTGGTGATAGTTTgggaaggtttttttttttttttttttttttttttttttttgagtttttttagcTCACTGGTTGGTTTGTGTAGATTCGATGGGCGTGCTCTTCTCGATTTCATAAGAGAACCTGATTCTAGACGTTTTCGCGTGGTCGAGAAGACGGATGAAGAAGAAGAGTTAGAGGAGTTTGTTAGTTTTGAGCGTTACCGGGATTTAATTAAGCATCGACGTAGAGGATGTCGGTACTTCTTTTGGTTTGATGATcatgtttttaatttaattgactTTAGTTTTGTTATCTGTTAGTGACAAGACGATATGGAAGATTGAACAGGCAACCTTTTCTGAGTAATTTGCCATAAGGACGTTTCATTTCATATACGTATTTCTTAAGCTGCTGTTGTTTATTACTACAGTTAGCGATGAAGAAGGTCTGCACCATGTTAACCAAGAGATGGAGGCTAAAAGTGCTGCTTTACTTGGATTAGACAGGTTTGTTTATCTTTCCTATATCAACGTATCTAGATAGCGCTGTTTATTAACATATTTACATATTtacatattttaattatttatatttttgtattggTGTATGTTGAGTAGGTCTCATACAGCCCAAGCACCAGCTAATAAGGGTTCGTATTCACAAGTGGGCTTCTCCTATGATAAAGATGAGAATCAAGATtcagatgatgatgacgatgatgatgaagatgaagaggatgaagatgaCTTCAATAGTGATGATAGCAACGATGAAGGAATGGATATAATTGCAAAGGAGTTTGGAGTGAAGAGATACGGGTGGCTCGTATACATGGATAAAAAGGCTAAGGAGGAGGAAAGGAGACAAAAGGAAGTGGTGAAGGGAGATCCTGCAATTGTATGTGTTACGTTTGAAAATGCAACTATTTAATTTGAAAAAATTTATTGCTAAAAAGTTAAAAGTTGCTCATTTTAAAACTGCAGAGGAAGCTGAGTCGTAAAGAAAGAAGAAAGGCTTCTCAAATTggaagagagagggagagagaatcAGCCCGTCTTTCTGGAAGTAGAGTCCTTCATCATGATCCTTACAGGTACATActtccaaaaatcaaggttataaAAGTCGCTACTCAGGAGTACTCGGCAAATCGGGAGTACTCGGATGCTGACCAAGTTTGACTATGAACCAAGGTTGCGaggtgagacggggtcgagacggttggGTCCttaaaaggtcgagacgttcgagatgGGGTCGAGATGGACGTTGaccatagttgacttgtaaatatataagtatataaatgtatatatgtatacatattttaaagtcaaaaactttaattgactacTTTGTACCCATAATCGTTATCaccgttaatttaatacaaaaaattcaaactaaaatacgacaaatttgaccgattttactgACTTTCTGGCTTTTCCGAATTTTGAGTGACTTTGATCGAttcttttcaactttgacccgaattttgagcGTTGACTGTCTTATTAGATGGTTTTGTTcgagacgggacgggctagtcatCAAACCGTTGCAATGGGCGTCGCAACGGCTCGAGAGTGGGTCTTTTGCAACAGTGCTTTGAATGAGTTTTGACAAATTTTGACTAGGTTTTTTAGTAATCTCGAGTTTTGGGCAAGTTTGACCAAGTTTTGACTGACTATGACCAAGTTTGACCGAGTGTTGACcgaatttgaccaagtttgacctatTGTTGACTGAGTTTTACTGAGTCCTCGCCGAGTAATTCTGAGATCTACAACACTACCAAAAATTATCTCAGAAGTTTTTATGAATGATGGCCTGATAGAACATGTAgctgacgtttttttttttttttgctatacCCAATAACCATTATTGATTTTTATGTGCAGGGAACCTAGACGAAGTCCAACATACGAAGCTTATCCACGTTCTAGGAGGTTAGTTTTTGTGGTACTGTCATAAAAAGCTACTATTAGAAACTTATAAGCATTGACCGACACTTTGACTTTACAGATCTAGATCACGCTCATACTCTCCATCGCAATCGAGGCGCCGAGATCGTGATAACTCAGATGACAATCTAAGGAGTAATCCAAGGGCTCCAAAAATAGAATATATAACGGAATTCGGGGGCGCAGGAGATAACGATGGACCTAAGCTCGCTGGATACACTCCCCCCTCGTCTCCCCCGTCGTCTCCTCCAAGTCATGTTGGTGCATTAAACCGGTCGGAGCACTCTTCTCATTTTATTGCATAGCTACATGAGGGGAAATTATTATGTTTTAGGAGGAAGCTTGCTTTCATAACTTCATTATTTCCTTGGATGGACCCGTTTTTCTTAGTCAAATAGTTTCTTGTCTGATTAAGCTTTCTTTTAATGCTTATGCTGTTTATGCAGGCCGTCGTCTGGGCAAATTCTCGAAGCCTTGCATATAGATCCCGCTTCAGGCGTATCTATCGATAGTGAACGAAATACCAAATTGTCAAAACCATCTGCGGGGTACATCTTTTGGGTGTTTTTGTTATATCTTTATTAGCTTTAAAAGTGTCCTACAGTACATAACATTGTACTGTTCATTGTTATATTGACAGATCATCAGGATTAGCTAAGTTAAGTAAACCTTCTGGTAGCGGTATTCTTCCTAAACAGGGCGAGAAAAAAGAAACGCCTCAGGAGCGACTTAAGCGGATTATGAGCAAACAACTGAATAAGCAAAGTATATTTCATTCTCTGTTGAGTTTGTATGAACAAGAACGTTTAGGGATCATGCTATTAATCTATTTTCTTGTTGTAAATTTTTTGTGGTTATCTGAATTTTATAGTTAAGAAAGATACTGCTGCTGAAATGGCTAAGAAACGAGAACAAGAGCGCCAGAGGCTTGAAAAACTCGCAGAAACTAACAGACTTAGTAGACACAGGCACCGAAGTCGAAGCAGAAGCTTCAGTCGCTCACCTCCAAGGTTGGTGTCTTTATATATCCGATTCAATTAAATTGAATTTTAGATTATTCTTTCATATGTGTTTGTGATTTTTGATGATAAGATGTTTGTTTATTTTCAGACGATATAGGCGCAGTAGAAGTCCAAGCGGGGGAAGAAGTTCTAGAACGTACCGTTCACGTTCTCGGTCCCGCTCAGTAACTCCTGTGCGGTCCCACTCTCGTTCCATCTCTCACTCTCGCTCACCAAGGTAATTAGTATTCTGTTTCTTTTGTGTGATAAATAAAAACCAATTTTGAAGTTAGTTGAAAACTAATTATAGTGAATTTGCAGGGTGAGAAGCCGCTCTAAGTACTAGTAAGGTTACAGCATGTTTGGGTATTGTATGAGCAACGATTGGTGTCGATCCTTCTTTTTTGGCTTTTGTATCTcatgtttattttatttatagCGAGACTGTTGTGTTAGTATTATATACTGCTAGAAATATTGTATAATGGTAATGTTACGGCTTACTATATGTGTGAAGATATAGTAAGTACTGAAGTGGAATATGTAGTTATGTGTGTGACATTAATTTCTTGGCCATAACAAAGTCCTTGTGGTGAACCAAACAGGTGAATGAGATTCACTCGATTACAAATGTTGATCTCGTTATTGGTTTTGCACTTTTGCTACTAGGAACCTTTTTTAAAAATTAGGTATACAGATCGAATTATAGAACTTTGCTGATTCGCTAAGTAGTAGTTGGATCTATAATCAAATAACTGAATGTGCAGCAGAAAGCCACTTTAACTAACTTCAACATGCAGCAGAAGTGGCTTTTTTGTTATAAGATTTTTTTTTTGTGTATGCTTATAAAACACCAACGTATTTGTAGATAAGTCATTTTAGTTGCTTCTTACTTGGTTAATTGGAAATTTGGAATAAATAAACTCCTAAGTGACTAGAATTAAAAAATAGAATAAACTTCttactttttttatttttatttttgattaaaattaaaataacgATAATATAAACACCTAAGTGttttcatcaatagatgaaaaGGCTAACAAAGATACAAAATACAATGCTCGAAAGCTTTAAACGAGTTCTAACCGCTAAACAAGGATCAAAAGCTAACTAAAACCGAGCCTTTAACAATCGGATACAAAAATGAGCCCGAATAAACTCCTAAATGATAAGGTTATATCCTGGTTATTTAAAAAATAACGATGTAAATAGAATATTTTTTGTTAATGGGATTGGGAGTGGCTAAGCTGGTTGTTAGTTTGGATATGGATAAATCCCTgtattttaaataatatatttacGAGTCATTCAGATGATTATACATTTTTTTAATCGAATAACTTATATAGAACGTGAACATTCATCAAAGATGGATAACCCTTCAAAGATACAAGAAACACAACTGACCTGTAAACGCATCGCACCTAGAAAGCACAACGAAACAAACTaaagctaacacaaaccataggctATCTAGGAGCAAGC
Proteins encoded in this region:
- the LOC139861076 gene encoding uncharacterized protein, which translates into the protein MWHEARRSEKKVHDMMDAARKRAQRRAVYLAKRRGDPQQSIQVSGSRCRVYRDDGLYQATEDQQGLIPWNGKQDVMIDRFDGRALLDFIREPDSRRFRVVEKTDEEEELEEFVSFERYRDLIKHRRRGFSDEEGLHHVNQEMEAKSAALLGLDRSHTAQAPANKGSYSQVGFSYDKDENQDSDDDDDDDEDEEDEDDFNSDDSNDEGMDIIAKEFGVKRYGWLVYMDKKAKEEERRQKEVVKGDPAIRKLSRKERRKASQIGRERERESARLSGSRVLHHDPYREPRRSPTYEAYPRSRRSRSRSYSPSQSRRRDRDNSDDNLRSNPRAPKIEYITEFGGAGDNDGPKLAGYTPPSSPPSSPPSHVGALNRPSSGQILEALHIDPASGVSIDSERNTKLSKPSAGSSGLAKLSKPSGSGILPKQGEKKETPQERLKRIMSKQLNKQIKKDTAAEMAKKREQERQRLEKLAETNRLSRHRHRSRSRSFSRSPPRRYRRSRSPSGGRSSRTYRSRSRSRSVTPVRSHSRSISHSRSPRVRSRSKY